The Mesoplasma tabanidae sequence GACTGATTTAGTATACTTTCATATTTATCTTCAACATCGTCTAAGAATTTTAAAGCATCCATTGTTGAACTTACTTCATTATCATCATCTAAATCAAGAGTTAATAAACTTTCATATTTATCTTCAACATCGTCTAAGAATTTTAAAGCATCCATTGTGCTAGTTTCTTGATCAATTCCAGATGATAGTGTAACGTTTTCAAACATTGTATCATCAACATCTAAATCTTCTGGTTCAAATTGAAATAGAGTTCTTTCTTCTTCACTAAAGATTAATTCATCAAGGTCGCCATTAACTTTTTCAGTATAGCTTTCAAGATTGCTAATTGTTTCTTCAATTTGTGTTAATTCTTTTTCAATTTCATGATCAAAATTTTCATCAATGTCACCATATAGAATTTTTGACTCAGATAAATGAGGAACTTCTTCATTATTAACAGTTTTAATACTTAATTCTTCTATTTCATCATAAGAATCAAACTCGTCTTCATCAATTATTGAGATACTGTTATCTGTATCAAATTCAAAGCTATTTAGACTATCTTCTTCAGTTCCTAAAAGACTTGCTGTTGTCATTTCTTCTAATTCTTCATAATCTTCTGTTTTAATTACATCTTGATCAAAAGTGAAATCAACTAACTCAGTTTCTTCTTCTGAAACAACATTTTTAAATGGTTTATTAACACCTTCTTTAATGTATGCTTTTTCATGTAAGAAATGAACTTTATCTTCTTCAGAATTAAATCTAATTTCTTTGTTAGGTTCTTCAAATGATAATGTTTCACCATTTAACTCATTATAATCAGCTGTTTTAATAGAATCATCATTTTGCTCATTTAAATCAGCTGTATTTAAGAATGTATCATCATGTTTTGTATCTTCTGATTCTTCAAATATAGCTAATGTTTCTTCTTCTAATTCTTCATAATCTTCTGTTTTAATTACATCTTGATCAAAAGTGAAATCAACTAATTCAGTTTCTTCTTCTAAAACAACATTTTTAAATGGTTTATTAACACCTTCTTTAATGTATGCTTTTTCATGTAAGAAATGAACTTTATCTTCTTCAGAATTAAATCTAATTTCTTTGTTAGGTTCTTCAAATGATAATGTTTCACCATTTAACTCATTATAATCAGCTGTTTGAATAGAATCATCATTTTGCTCGTTTAAATCAGCTGTATTTAAGAATGTATCATCATGCTCAGTTTTTAAAGAATCATCTAAAACATTTAATTGTTCTTCTTCATCTGAATACTCTATTTCACCAAGAATATCGATTGTTGAATAATCATCTATTTTGTCATCAAATAATGATAAAGTTTTTTCATCTTCAGGTAATTCATCATAATCTTCAAAAATTAAATCTTCATTATCAGATTCATAAGAAATTGGATCTGTTGAGTCATCTAATAAAATTTGTGTTTTATCTGCTTGTAACGTTGCTGAAATGATTTCACTAATTGTTTTTTCACCATCATGAGCTGATCCACTTGTTTTTAATTCTTCAAAAGTTGATGTTAAATCTATTAATTCATCATCAAAGCTTAATTCTTCTGCTTTATCAAAATTATTACTTATTGTTCTATTAATTGAATCAATTAACGCTGAAGCATCATCAGATTCACTTTCAAAAGTTTTTGATGTGTTATCTTCTGTAACTTCTTCAATAGTTTCTTCTGTAAGTTCATTATCGATTGTTTCACTAACAATATTTGTAATTAAAATTTCACCTTCATCTGATAAAACCTCTTCAAATGCTATTTGTTTTGGTTTTTCTTCTTCTTGTCTTTTTCATAGGTTATTAGATAAAGAATTTAATCTGCTACGTTTTTGTTTATTTTGATTAATTTTGCTAAAAGGATCTTGTAAGTCTTTAATTAATTTTTCTGTTTGTTTTTCATTAACTACTTTAACATTATTCTTAGCTTCTAAAACTTCAAGTCTTGCAACATATTTTTCTCATGCATTAGTTGAATCTTTTTTATTATCATCCAATCATATTAAATAAAGTGTGTACTTTTTAATATGTTCTTGAATTTGCTTATCATAATTTGAAATTTCTTTAGTTAAGATTGCTAAAGTTGCATCAGCTGAAAATTTTTGCTTTAAGATGTAATTATTTATTTTATTTATTAATTCTATTGAAACTCTTCTCATATTAACCTCTTTTATTAAATTATACTTTATTTACATATTTTTTATTATTTAGAAATAACAAAAAAACGGTGTTTTTACCGTTTTTTTACATTTTATTTAGTTTATCTTGAATTAGTTCTAATTGTTGTTTGTATAATTCATATTTTTCTTTTTCTTCTTCTATTTTTGAAGGAGCTGCTTTTGATATGAAATTTTCATTACTTAACATTCTTTCAGATCTATTTATTTCATTTTCAAGTTCTTTTTTCTTAGTTGCTAATTCTTCTAACATTTTTTCTTTATCAATGAAATCATCGTTAGGAATTTCAATAAAGAAGTCAAGTACAGACAAACTTGTTGTTTCGCTAATCAAAGATTCATTGATTGATAAATTTGCATTAAGAAACTCATTTAAAAAGTTATTTATTTCTAAATTATATTTAGTTATTATTTCTAAATTACCATTAGTTGCATTTCAATTTAAAACCACATTATTCTTAATATTATTTGCTGCTCTAAATTCTCTTATTGAATTAATTAATTCAATAACAACATTAATGTAATCTGTTTCAAATATAAATTCTTTATCAAATCAACTTTCTTCTAAAATAGAGTTTTTCATGTCTAATGATTTATAAATATGTTCAGTTACAAATGGCAAGTATGGATGCAACATAATCAATATATTTTTTAATAAATAAACAATTGTTTGTTGAGTAGCTTCTTTTGTTTTTGGATTATTTAAATTAACTTTTGCAAATTCAATATATCAACTACAGTATGTATTTCACACAAAGTCATAAAGCATTTTACCAGCAATTGCAAATTCATATTTATCTATTAAGTAATTAACTTGTTTTGAAACTTTGCTAAATTCTGTTAAAACTCATTTATCAGTTTCGTTTAGAGAATTTGAATTTAAGATTGCTTGTTCTTCTCAAGGTTTAAAGTCTTCTTCCAAATTCATTAAAACATATCTTGATGCATTTCATAATTTATTAATGAAATTTCAACCAGCTTTAACTTTAGAATCACTATATCTGATATCTTGTCCAGGTGTTGAATTAGTTAATAATGAAAATCTTAATGAATCAGAACCATTGTTAGCAATTACATCCATTGGATCAATCCCATTACCTAATGATTTACTCATTTTTGTTCCATGTTCATCTCTTACTAAACCATGTATTAATACATCGTTAAAAGGTATTTGCCCAGTATATTCAATTGTTTGAAATATCATTCTTGAAACTCAAGAGAAAATAATATCATGACCGGTTACTAAAACACCATTTGGTAAATATTCTTTAAAATATTTAGATTCAAATCCTTCTCCACGCATTAATGTGGCAAAAGGTCATAAACCAGATGAAAATCATGTATCAAGCACGTCTTCATCTTGAATTCAATTTTCTGCATCTTTAGGCGCTTCCATACCCACATAAATTTTTGTTTTATCTTCTTTGTTATATCAAGCTGGAATTCTGTGACCTCATCATAATTGTCTTGATATAGTTCAATCATGAATGTTTTCCATTCATTTTTTTAATACTTGATCAAAACGTTCAGGGAAAAACCTAATCTTATCATTGCTTTCTTGAAGCTTTAAAATCATGTCAGCAAAACTATCCATTTTAACAAATCATTGATCACTTAAATAAGGTTCTACTATTGCATTACTTCTTTCACTAAATCCAACTTGATGAATCATAGGTTCTGCTTTAATAAAAGTTTTTTCTTTTGTTAAATTTTCAATAATTTTATTTCTTGCTTCAAAACGGTCTAAACCTTGGTATTCTTGTCCACCCATTTCATTTATTGTTCCGTCTTCATTCATACATATTGGTTTTTCTAAATTATGACGAACAGCAATTTCAAAATCATTTAAATCATGTGCTGGAGTACATTTCATAACTCCAGTACCAAAATCTAATTCTACATAATCATCAGCAATAATTGGAATTGCTTGCTTATTAACTGGATTAATCGCATTTTTCCCAATAAATGATGTATATCTTTCGTCTTTAGGGTTAACAACTAAACATTGATCAGCAAACATTGTTTCTGGTCTTGTTGTTGCAACATTTAAAAATTCATTAGTTCCTTGAATCATGTATTTAAAGTGATACATAAACCCTTCAACTTCTTTATAAATAACTTCAACATTTGAAATTGCAGTTTTTTGCATTGGGTCTCAGTTAACTATTCTTTTACCTTTGTATATTAATCCTTTATTGTAAAAATCAACAAATATTTCTGTAACTATTTTATTAATATCATCATCCAATGTAAATTTTTCCATACTGTAATCAAATGCAAGACCTAATTTAGATCATTGTTGTCTAATGATTGCGGCATATTCATGTTTTCATTTTCAAGCTTGTTCTAAGAATTTTTCTCTTCCTAATTCAAAACGACTAATACCTTGTTCTCTAAGTTTTGCTTCTACTTTAACTTGAGTACTGATACCAGCATGATCCATCCCTGGTAAATAAAGTACATCAAATCCATTTAATTTTTTAAATCTAATAATGGCATCTTGCAAACTTCCATCTCATGCATGCCCAATGTGCAGCTTACCTGTTACGTTTGGTGGAGGTAAAACAATTGAAAATTTTGGTTTTTTAGAATCTGGATTAGCTTTGAAATACTCATTTTGAATTCATCATTCGTATCTATTTTTTTCAACTATTTCATAACTATATTTAGCTTCTAATTCTTTTTTCATTTCTATTATCTCCATTTCAATATATTAATTTTATAATATTTACTCTTTAACAAAAAGTGAAACTTCCAATTTTAAGTAGAAGTTTCACTTTTTAATGATTTTTTATTATTTACAAGGTATATATCTAAATGATTTTCCTAATTCAGTATTATTAATTTTTTTGTATTTTCTAAATTGATAAATCAATACATCAAATTTATCTTCGTCAACAAAACCTTCTTCGTTGATCATTGATTCATTTATATAAATATTTTTTACACTTAAACATATATTAGCGATTCCATTTTTTAATAGTTCGCCTTCATAAAATGCTTCAATATATAATGTCGTATTTTCGATATAATCAATTTTAAAATCGCTTTTTACCAACTTTAAATTAGTTTTAGCTATTTTATCTATAACAAGCTCTTTTCCTTTTATTACATTTGTTTTTGATGCAGAGAAGTTTGCTATTTTTTCAATTTTATTTCACATTTGTGATGGAACAACATTTAATATTAATTTTTTATTTAATTTAATATTTTCATAAGCTTTTGATGTTGAATTAGGTATTAAATCCAATATTGGTAATAGACAAACAGGAAATCCTCAGTAAATAGTTTTAGTTTCTAATTTCTTCATTGTTTAGCTTTCTGTATTTTAATTTATTATAAACAAAAAATAATGAGATGAACTCATTACTTTTTATGTTTTTTATTTTGTTCTTTTACATCTTGATTAATCATTTCAGCAATTAGCATTTGATTTTTTTGTCAATTACCAACTGATAAATGATATGAGTAAAATACAATTGCATCAATTAATAAAATCAATAAAAATGGAACTATTGAAATTGCAAATGCTACAAACATAATTCAAATATTATCACTTGTTCATTTTGCTGTTTCTTTTGAATATCCCACTAATCCTAAAACACTTTCATTTAAACCTGGAATTGTTATAACTCCAACTGATAAAACTAAAGCAATTAATGACGCATAAATTAAAGGTTTTGAAACTTGTAATTTAATTTTTTTAGATGCTTTTCAATTTGATATTTTTATTAAATGAGCAAAAAACAATGGTGACATAACAATTGTTATAAACATTGCAGTTCTTCCAAAAACAATATATTCATCTAAAAGTTTATTTCTTTCAATAGCTGATAAACTACTATTCATAATTGCATGTATTTGATCTAATCAGTTTGTTGAATCTAAACTTATTTTTCCAATATATTCGCCTGAGTTAAATACATTGTTTCAAGTTTTAATGTCTGTTGCCATCATTCCAATAAAGAATGAAGCAACTGAACATAATGCTGATAGTACTCCAATTTTAATGATAGGAAGTATTATTCCTTTTAATAATCCATTTTTTCCAACTTGTGGTTTAAGTTTCATTAAAGTGTCATCTAATGGACCCATTCCAATAGCAATAGCTAAACATGATTCTACTATTAAGTTAATGTATAAAATATTTGTTGCTTCTAATGGTGATATTTTAAAAATTAATGAAATTATTAAAATAGATAAAACGTTAGCTAAGTTGAATCCCATTAATAAAGTAATTGCTCGCTTAATTTTTTGATAAACGTTTCTTCCTTCATTAACTCCAGTCATAATAGTTGCAAAGTTATCGTCAGTTAAAATAACATCACTCGCTTGTTTTGCCACATCAGTACCTGTAATACCCATAGCAACCCCAATATCAGCTTTACTTAAACTTGGTGCATCATTTACTCCATCACCAGTCATTGAGACAATATATCCCTTTTTCTGTAATGTAGCAACAATCTTAACCTTATGTTCTGGGTTAACACGAGCAAATACTCTTATGTTATCAATAACTTCTTCTAATTCTGCATCAGACATAGTATCAAGTTTATCTGATGAAATAACTTGCTTTTCATCATAAGCTAATCCTAAATCTCTAGCAATAGCTAAAGCAGTAATCGCATGATCACCTGTAATCATACAAACTTCAACTCCAGCAGCATGAGCCTCTTCAATTGCTTGAACAGCTTCTTTTCTAACTGGGTCAATCATTGCAACTGCTCCAATAAAAGTAAGACCCTTTTCTTCAAGTTTATTATTTTTAACTTCTTTATAAGCAAAAGCTAAAACTCTTAATGCATCATCACTTAAATTAATACTTGCACGCATAATTTCATGTTTATGAGATTCAGTTAATTTAATAACTTTATTTTCAATCATTATATGATCACAAATACTTAATAATTGGTCTATAGCACCTTTTGTAAATGCTATAGTTTTTTTATCAACAGTATTTAAAGTACTCATTAACTTTCTTTCACTATCAAAAGGTATTTCATCAATTCTTTCGAATTTCTTACGGTAAACTAGTTCATCAATTCCCATTAACTCAGCAAAATCTACTAACGCTAATTCTGTTGGATCTCCAATTCTTTCATTTCCCTCAGTAATACTATCATTTGGTAAAACTAAAGCTTTAAGTAATAATTCTTTTTGAATACTTTTATCTAATTCAAGATATTCATCTGAATCCATAATTCTATTATTATCAATAACTTTTTTGACTGTCATTTTATTTTGAGTTAATGTACCAGTTTTATCTGTACAAATAACATTAACTGAACCTAAAGTTTCAACACTTGCTAATTTTTTAACAATAACATTATTATTTGCCATTCTTTTTGTTGAAAAACTCAATGTAATAGAAATTACAGCTGCCAATGATTCTGGTATAACACCAATTGCTAAAGTAATTGCAACCATTAAATAACTAGCTCATGCTTCAAATCCACCAACTAAAGATAATAATAAAAAAACAAAAATTCCTATTAAACCTGCTACACAACTAATCACATATCCAAATTTACTAATTTTTTTCTCAAGCGGAGTTTCAGACTCTTCGTTTTTATCAATAGCTTCTGAAATTTTCCCTATTTCTGTGTTTAAACCAGTTCCAATAACAATACCTACAGCTCTACCAGCTGTAGTAAATGTTGACATGAATGCTATATTAGTTTTTTCTGCTAATATAGTTGTCTCTTTTATTGCTTTATGTGTTTTTTCAACAGGAACTGATTCACCAGTTAAAATTGCTTCATCGATCATGAAATCAGCTGATTGAACAATTCTTAATTCAGCAGGAACATATTTACCAGCTTCAAGAATTACAATATCACCAACTACAAGATCAGATGCATCTATTTCTTTTTGATTATGTTCTCTTAAAACTACAGCCTTTGGCTTAGAAAGTGACTTAAGTGCGTCAACACTCTTTCTAGCTTTAACTGTTTGAATTGTTTCTAAAACAGCATCAACAATAACAATAAGCATAATAACAACAAAATCTATAAATTCATGAAAACCTAATTTTTCACCAGGAGATGAAATTAATGGTGCTACAACTGATATAACAGCAGCAAACATTAATATTAATTGTAATGGTTCAAGAAACGCATGCAAGAATGTAACTCATCAAGGAGTAACCTTTGCAGTTGGTAATTCATTTTTACCATTCTCTATAAGTCTTTTTTTTGCTTCTTCTTCTGTTAAACCTGTTTTTATATCACTATCTAACTTATTTTCAATTTCTTTTATCTGACTACTCTCTCAACTATCCATTTTCTACCTCTAATAATCTAATTAAAGCATCATAGCTCTCTTTAATATTTATTTTATCTAAATTTGAAACTTTAACAAACACATCATTTTGATCAAACTCTAAAGTTTCTTTTATTAATTTTTCATTTTTTGCAATTTCATTTCTTTTTAATTTATCTAACTTTGTTCCAATCATTAATACTGGAATATCATTAGCTTTTAAAAAGTCATACATTTGAATATCATCATTTGTTGGTTTGTGTCTTAGATCTACTAACATACAGACAAGTTTAAGATTTTCTCTTGTTATTAAATAATCCTCCATCATAATACCAAACTCAACTTTCATTGAATTAGAAATTTTAGCATAACCATATCCAGGTGCATCCACAAGTCTAAAACTACTATTGTTAATATCGAAGAAATTTAATAATCTTGTTTTACCTGGTGTGTTAGCTACTTTAGCTAATTTTTTATTATTTGCTAAAGTATTAATAAAACTTGATTTACCAACATTACTTCTTCCTACAAAACAAACTTCTGGAATGTTATCTTCGATTCAACCAGACTTATTTGCTGCAGATTTAATAAATACACTTTGTTTAAACATTTTACCTCCTAAATAAATTCTGTTTTCATTTTTAATTCAATTAAAAAGTCCTTTAATTCTCAATGATATGAAACTTTTATTATGTCATATTCTTTATTTTCTTTAATTTTAAAAATTATTTTTTTACGTTTAATATCATTTTTAATTATTTCTATTTCTTCAATATCAAAAACTTTATCTCATATAACTATTTTTTTGTTCTTAGCAACTACATATATTGATTTAATTTTATTTTGAATTAAAGTTATCCAAGCAATTAGCATTATCATGTACATGACACAGATGATTGATTGTACTAATAAAATTACATTTGTCATATATACTAAACAAGCAATTGTGATAACAACAAATACAAAACTAAATATTATTAATGATATCAAATAACCAAAACATATATATAATAATTTTAAATTTTGAAAATATTTACTATCTTGTTTAATCAACTCTTGAATCTGTTTGAAGTATTTTCAATCTTTTACAGCAATATAGAATGAATACGCCATTAAAAATAAACTTATTATTAATGGAAATATAATTATTCTCATTTTACTCATTCTCCAATCTGAATTTTGAAATGATAGATTTTAGTTTTAAGTCATTAGACACAAAATACATTTCTTCGTTTTTCGTTTTTAAGTAAATAGTTTTTAAATATTTACCATTAAAATTTCAAATATAATTTTCAACTAATATAACATTATTAAATTTTATAATTTTAAATTCTGCGCCATTATCTAAAACAATTCTTTTATTACTTACATAAATTAGTGTTTTTTCTAAATCACTTTGTTTTTCTTTTATTTTAAAAAGAGAATAATTTTTTTTAAGTTTTTTAATGTACTGATCATACTCGTCATCAAACTCTTTTTTCTTATTATTTTTATTTACAATTTCATTAAAAGAAACTTCTAATTCATCAACAAAATAAATGCTTTCATTTTCTGAAAGTTCAAATTTTGTTTTAATAGGTTTTATTTTTTTAAGTATTTCGTCTTCCACTTTTTTGTATTCAGCAATTTCTTTTAGATATTCATCATTAATTACTTTAAAAGGTTTGTGTTTAACTGAATAAATATATGACAGAATTCCAACAATTAAAAGTATTATTGCATATAAAATTATTATGCAAATTGCAATTATAAATTTTGAGTCCATTTTATTCTTCTTCAAAATCCATTTCATATTGTGATCAAATATCAATTAAATTAATTAATGATTCTGCTTTATTTAATATTTCTAAAAATTCATATTTTTTTTCTTCGTTTATAGCTCTATCAATTTTAAGTAAATTTATCATTAATTTACTTGCTTCTCTTAAATCATTTAGATTAGATTCTTCAATTGCTATTTTTAAAACTTTGAAAAATTCACTTTCATTATCATAAACATTTTTAAATTCAGAAAGTGATTCATTATAAATTTCATTAACTTTTTTTATTATTACTTCTTTAAATATTTCTAAAATATTTTCTTGATTTACAATTATTTCTTTTGCCTGAGTTTTAGCTTCTATTGAATCTGTAAATTTAAATAAAAATTCATTAGGTGCTAAAAATTTGCTCATAGATATAGCTATTTGCAAATCTGAAATTATTTCAAATTCTTCTTTATGGTTTAAAGATTTAATCTCTATTATTAAATCTTTTTCTATGTCTTTAAGTTCATTTAACATTTTAGTTAAGTTTTCTAACTCTTCAACTTCATTTAGATTATCCAAAAGATTTGTTAATTCCTTTTTGTTTTTTAACTCAGCTTCAACATTTTCTAAACTTGAAATAACAATTGCTAAACCTGGTTCTAAAAAATCAACTTCGATTTCCTTATTCATCTTCTTTCTCCTTTTAAAGTATAATTATATTTAATTATACCTTATAATATAAAAAAGAATAAAAAATAGAGGAGTTATAATGATTCAAATTTTTAAATTAAAAGAACTAAATCAAAGTGAATTAGATCACATAGAAGAACTAAATTCGTGATGAGATAAACCAATAAATAAGAAAATACAAAAATGCAAAACTTTTATTTCAAAATTTGGATTGCAGCCAAATGATTACATAACATTTGATAATCTAAATGAAGTTTCTTTTAATGATTTTATAAAGGGCGTAAATAACTATTTAAACTTTTATACGCCTAAATTAAAAACAATAGTTAGTGAAAGACATGCTTTTAAAAAATTTGACAAGTCAATTATTAATTATATGCAACTTAATGGATATGCAACATCAATAAGCACAATAGCTTCATTTTATGCTGAAAAAGTTGATAATGATTTAACTAAATTTAATAAAAAAGAAGCCATTAGTTTTGCAAATAAAGTTTTAATTGAAAAGTGAAATAAATTTAAAAGAGAAGTTTTATCTAACTTTGGTGGAAATGAAATAATTAAAGATGTTATTAAAGGTATTTTTGAAAATGAAGTTATATACGATGATGTTTTATTTGATTCTAGAGTTATTATTAATACAATTGTTAAATATACATCAAATTTATTAAAAAGAACTGAAGTTACAGAAAAACAATTTCTAAATATAATGTACTTAGCTTACTTACAAGCAAATTTCATTGAATCTTTTATTTATATTTATAATGGATTTATAATTAATCTTTAAATTACAAAAGAATATTAAGTGATTTACTTAATTACGAATTAAAATTGGAACTGCAACACTTATGAGAAAATAATCTCATAGGAATTGCAGTTTTTTTGATACAAAAAAGCAACTTCTGACCGATCAAAGCCCAAAGGAGTTACCATGAATAATTATAAACAAATATCTTTAAAAGAAAGAACTTTAATTGAATATCTATTAAATGTTCAAAATAAATCAGTTTTTTTCATAGCTAAAGAACTAAATAGAAATAGATCAACTATTTACAGAGAAATTAAAAGAAATAAAGCAGCTATGATTTATAAAGCCAAGGATTCACAATTTACTAGAGATATTAATAATACCTTATCTCATCAAAATA is a genomic window containing:
- a CDS encoding valine--tRNA ligase, coding for MKKELEAKYSYEIVEKNRYEWWIQNEYFKANPDSKKPKFSIVLPPPNVTGKLHIGHAWDGSLQDAIIRFKKLNGFDVLYLPGMDHAGISTQVKVEAKLREQGISRFELGREKFLEQAWKWKHEYAAIIRQQWSKLGLAFDYSMEKFTLDDDINKIVTEIFVDFYNKGLIYKGKRIVNWDPMQKTAISNVEVIYKEVEGFMYHFKYMIQGTNEFLNVATTRPETMFADQCLVVNPKDERYTSFIGKNAINPVNKQAIPIIADDYVELDFGTGVMKCTPAHDLNDFEIAVRHNLEKPICMNEDGTINEMGGQEYQGLDRFEARNKIIENLTKEKTFIKAEPMIHQVGFSERSNAIVEPYLSDQWFVKMDSFADMILKLQESNDKIRFFPERFDQVLKKWMENIHDWTISRQLWWGHRIPAWYNKEDKTKIYVGMEAPKDAENWIQDEDVLDTWFSSGLWPFATLMRGEGFESKYFKEYLPNGVLVTGHDIIFSWVSRMIFQTIEYTGQIPFNDVLIHGLVRDEHGTKMSKSLGNGIDPMDVIANNGSDSLRFSLLTNSTPGQDIRYSDSKVKAGWNFINKLWNASRYVLMNLEEDFKPWEEQAILNSNSLNETDKWVLTEFSKVSKQVNYLIDKYEFAIAGKMLYDFVWNTYCSWYIEFAKVNLNNPKTKEATQQTIVYLLKNILIMLHPYLPFVTEHIYKSLDMKNSILEESWFDKEFIFETDYINVVIELINSIREFRAANNIKNNVVLNWNATNGNLEIITKYNLEINNFLNEFLNANLSINESLISETTSLSVLDFFIEIPNDDFIDKEKMLEELATKKKELENEINRSERMLSNENFISKAAPSKIEEEKEKYELYKQQLELIQDKLNKM
- a CDS encoding cation-translocating P-type ATPase → MDSWESSQIKEIENKLDSDIKTGLTEEEAKKRLIENGKNELPTAKVTPWWVTFLHAFLEPLQLILMFAAVISVVAPLISSPGEKLGFHEFIDFVVIMLIVIVDAVLETIQTVKARKSVDALKSLSKPKAVVLREHNQKEIDASDLVVGDIVILEAGKYVPAELRIVQSADFMIDEAILTGESVPVEKTHKAIKETTILAEKTNIAFMSTFTTAGRAVGIVIGTGLNTEIGKISEAIDKNEESETPLEKKISKFGYVISCVAGLIGIFVFLLLSLVGGFEAWASYLMVAITLAIGVIPESLAAVISITLSFSTKRMANNNVIVKKLASVETLGSVNVICTDKTGTLTQNKMTVKKVIDNNRIMDSDEYLELDKSIQKELLLKALVLPNDSITEGNERIGDPTELALVDFAELMGIDELVYRKKFERIDEIPFDSERKLMSTLNTVDKKTIAFTKGAIDQLLSICDHIMIENKVIKLTESHKHEIMRASINLSDDALRVLAFAYKEVKNNKLEEKGLTFIGAVAMIDPVRKEAVQAIEEAHAAGVEVCMITGDHAITALAIARDLGLAYDEKQVISSDKLDTMSDAELEEVIDNIRVFARVNPEHKVKIVATLQKKGYIVSMTGDGVNDAPSLSKADIGVAMGITGTDVAKQASDVILTDDNFATIMTGVNEGRNVYQKIKRAITLLMGFNLANVLSILIISLIFKISPLEATNILYINLIVESCLAIAIGMGPLDDTLMKLKPQVGKNGLLKGIILPIIKIGVLSALCSVASFFIGMMATDIKTWNNVFNSGEYIGKISLDSTNWLDQIHAIMNSSLSAIERNKLLDEYIVFGRTAMFITIVMSPLFFAHLIKISNWKASKKIKLQVSKPLIYASLIALVLSVGVITIPGLNESVLGLVGYSKETAKWTSDNIWIMFVAFAISIVPFLLILLIDAIVFYSYHLSVGNWQKNQMLIAEMINQDVKEQNKKHKK
- the yihA gene encoding ribosome biogenesis GTP-binding protein YihA/YsxC, with the translated sequence MFKQSVFIKSAANKSGWIEDNIPEVCFVGRSNVGKSSFINTLANNKKLAKVANTPGKTRLLNFFDINNSSFRLVDAPGYGYAKISNSMKVEFGIMMEDYLITRENLKLVCMLVDLRHKPTNDDIQMYDFLKANDIPVLMIGTKLDKLKRNEIAKNEKLIKETLEFDQNDVFVKVSNLDKINIKESYDALIRLLEVENG